A genomic window from Flavobacterium johnsoniae includes:
- a CDS encoding alpha/beta hydrolase, whose amino-acid sequence MKISSFLKMIVIPYIILTNMTMKSYAQTDYASDPHLTPAVKAFLKPLNAGGAPLESLPVPDARNVLVGAQNAFKVDLSGIEESEKEITADGYKIKLNIVRPVGAKGKLPVFMFIHGGGWVLGDYPTHKRMVRDLTVLTGYVGVFVNYSLAPETKYPQPVNEVYAAAKWIAAHGNEINVDGSKLGIVGNSAGGNLATASALMAKEKGTPLYKVQILFWPVTDANFETESYKKYGKQRFLTDTLMQWMWNQYVDPSKRKEIYASPLQASLAQLKGLPPTLIQVAENDILRDEGEAYGRKLSDAGVVVTTVRYNDVIHDFGLLNGLAEIPQTKALFLQAAAELKKYLK is encoded by the coding sequence ATGAAAATATCAAGCTTTTTAAAAATGATTGTAATTCCATATATAATTTTAACCAATATGACTATGAAAAGTTATGCCCAAACAGATTATGCTTCAGATCCGCATTTAACACCAGCTGTAAAAGCTTTTTTAAAACCTTTAAATGCTGGAGGCGCACCGTTAGAATCACTTCCAGTTCCAGATGCGCGTAATGTTTTGGTTGGCGCGCAAAACGCTTTTAAAGTAGATTTATCTGGAATAGAAGAATCGGAAAAAGAAATTACAGCAGACGGTTACAAAATCAAACTCAATATTGTACGTCCTGTGGGCGCAAAAGGCAAACTTCCAGTTTTTATGTTTATTCACGGTGGTGGCTGGGTTTTAGGAGATTATCCAACGCATAAAAGAATGGTTCGTGATTTAACCGTTTTAACAGGTTATGTTGGTGTTTTTGTTAATTATTCTCTAGCACCAGAAACCAAATATCCGCAGCCTGTAAATGAAGTTTACGCGGCAGCAAAATGGATTGCAGCGCACGGAAATGAAATTAATGTTGATGGAAGTAAATTAGGAATCGTCGGAAATAGCGCTGGCGGAAATCTTGCCACAGCAAGCGCTCTGATGGCGAAAGAAAAAGGAACTCCTTTATACAAAGTTCAAATTCTTTTCTGGCCAGTAACCGATGCCAATTTTGAAACAGAATCTTATAAAAAATATGGCAAACAGCGTTTTCTAACCGATACTTTAATGCAATGGATGTGGAATCAATATGTTGATCCTTCAAAAAGAAAAGAAATTTATGCTTCGCCTTTACAAGCGAGTTTAGCTCAATTGAAAGGTTTGCCTCCAACTTTAATTCAAGTCGCTGAAAATGATATTTTAAGAGACGAAGGTGAAGCTTACGGACGCAAATTAAGCGATGCGGGAGTTGTGGTTACAACTGTCCGTTACAATGACGTAATTCACGATTTTGGTTTGTTAAATGGTCTTGCCGAAATTCCGCAAACCAAAGCTTTGTTTCTTCAGGCTGCTGCAGAACTTAAAAAGTATTTGAAGTAA